In the genome of Pangasianodon hypophthalmus isolate fPanHyp1 chromosome 15, fPanHyp1.pri, whole genome shotgun sequence, the window TTTTACGTTCACTgcaatgtctgtgtgtgtgtgtgtgtttgtcattaaGGTTACTGAATCATTTGGTTATAGCAAGtcagtgtgactgtgtgtgtttaattatgcATGAACTGAGCCAGGAAATGTGTCACAAAAAGACCTACCAAAGAAGAAACTAGCAAATATTTAATCTGGTGTTAACGtagttgtgtgtagtgcagcagttTTTTGAAGATCTTTTAAGAAGCTGTatgagtagtagtagtgtagtggTCTTGCTCAGCTATCAAGGCTATCACGGTTGCATAAATGTGTATCGGTGTTGTGCACATTTGAAGGGCTTACTTAGCTGCAAAACAGTCGAGTATTTGCATAGCAGCCTTTTTGAGTGTTTGCATGTTTCTCATTCATCAGCTTTGCATGATTGTGTGCCATTtgttgtaaatgtgtgtattaatgtgaaGTGCTACGGCTTCACACCTTTCTGTACAAAGTGTCTGGAGAGCAGCAGCTTGGTGGCGAGAGGGAAAAACACCATGAGCATGGGAACATACGCCGAGCACAGACCACGCTGAGTGAGAAAAACAAGGGCACAGCACCACAATAGCAGACTGACGTCGAAGAACAAGTCGCCCAAATCCAACCTCCGCATATTctgtgagggagaaagagataaagagagagagagagagacacatttTCAATCACTTTCTAGGGAATAAAGTAAGAGACGAAggaatggagggagagagagaagtaaaggaaggaaggagaactAAAAAGGGAAAACGTGCTAGGACATGTTGTGGTTGTTTCACTCACTGTGTAGTAGAGATTTTTAGCGAGTGTGTGGATCAGGATTATCTTTCCAGCTGCAACAGATCCGTACAGGAAGATGGAGGTGTGAAAGTGAGTGAACCAGAACATGGAGCGACCCAGCAGTGTGACCATCAGCGCCACAATCAGAACCGTGAGCAGTACCACGAACCAGCTGAGCACGAACACACACGAGCCATACACCAGTTCCAACACGTACCGGCCACCTGCACACCGCAACAACACAATGGTGGTGCAGCAGCTTCCATTAAGTGTCAATATGCTAACAATGGggctcatttatcaatcttttatcaatctttttgtaaacttgtgtaaatgtttttgtaggccaaaatgaactaaaaaaaaatctagatttaCAAAGGTTATGCAGATGTCCTTCATACTCATATAGAAGAATATTTCAAACTAAAAAGGATcaactttcacacactcacccacaaaACTGGTGACGTTTATGGGATTTTGTGTAACagatccgtgtgtgtgtgtgtgtgtgtgtgtgtgtgtgtgtgtctgcgtacTTACCCACATTGCTAGGCCGCAGACATTTCTTGGCAAGGTAGATAAGGGTTGCTATGGTGACCATGTAGTTGATGATGGAACCAACTCGCGCTGGATACGCCACCATCACAACACCCAAGACATCGAAAAACACCATGCTGCCATGGCGATATTCTGATGGGTCACCCAGCGTTTCCGTGGTGACCAGATGCTTCAGCAGGGCCAGGATGTTGTCACctggtgacacacacacaccaaattcaAAACACAACTAATgtggagatttaaaaaataaataaataaataaatagttctTATTTTGGGTCCATGGTGCTGAAAAATACCTCACAATATTATGGAATTATTAGGACATGTTAtagaagtgttaatgatattaatgacTGACTGTTTTCAATTTCTGTGATTAATCACAATGAatcaaaaatatacacaataagATGATTACACTccattacaaacatttgtgtgaGTGACACGGCTCAATATGGATAATTTTTAccaaaaagttattttttgctaattaaaGAGCACCAAGATCGCAATCACCTGgcaaaaaatcattttcatccaTGTTACGTTCTACTGCAATCACATTTGGAAATCTCACAGTGACCAGACAAATCCCAATCAATACATATGGAGTAACTAGCCacaaaaatgattaatatatatatatatataaaaaaaaaactaataaaacattATCCTCTGTACCGTCATAGAATGCATTGATGCATTTTACATGTACAAGTCCaattggaaaaaataaacacaagggCAATTCCAGCATTACAGATGTGAATATGGATTTACACTCACATTGGTGAACAAAATGTCTCACAGCAGAGACAAGCTTAggatcaattaattaattatgttgTCATTTAACCACTTGAGGAGAATGCAGACAAATCTTTATAAAAACTCATGTATTGATTTAGATGTTTCACACAGCAATTTATCAGCATTATGGATGTGATATCAAACGAACAACTTTTATAGGTGACCACATTTTCTACAAACTCAGTGAATTTGAAAGATCCTTGCAGAATGCATCATATGTATTACATATAAGTGAAAGACAtaagtgaacattttaaaactagTTTTGCTCCGGTGCGCAGAACTTTATTTCCACGGTAAAAGGTTGCCTTCTGCGTGGAACTACCCACAATCCTTTTTAGATGAACTTGTGTGTATAGTCTTCCTCCACTGCAGCAAACAGTAAAGTTTGTGTTCTTGTGTATGTACCTGCTCTCTGAATGGAGTCTGTAAGGATGCGATCTGCAGTGTCGTACTTCGTGTGGTAGATATAACCATTCTCAATAAAGGCCAGATCAATACCTGCAGGAAAACACAACTGCTCAGGATacaatataaatgcaaaataatttagattttattcaTAAGCTATGTGTTCTATATAAATGCTGTTGTCACAGGAGTTGCAAATGTGTGATGAGTCTCTCATATGAGCCCAGCTTCACCCACTGTACCAACCTTAAGTCGGTGTTTTAAGaaactttctgattattttcagtGCTAAAGCATAATCTACATAAACATTCTCATTATTAAATCATAGTCAACAGTGTATTTTGTATTCAACTGGTGAAAACAGACATCGGCAAATATAATATCTACTTTCACCCATAATAATTTGTGATCATAGGTGCAGCATGAATTGGTTTGCATTGACTCCACCCTGTAATTTGCACTTTTAGGTAGAAACACATACAATTGCATAATCATTaagccaaaaacaaaacagagtcaaacatgtatttacatgtacatgtcTCTATCTACCTGCCGACATAACCGTCTAATCTTCTGCCTTTCCAGCCTCCTacatatctatctgtctgttttctcATATAAAATTGATTGTATATGAAGTGTGAGtgcatgtacgtgtgtgtgtttttcgtGTATACATATACCAGGAATGTTGCCGAAGTCTCTGAAGATGCGGAAGTCAGTGTCTGAGGGAATAATGCCGCTCTGGAAAACTTCCTGCCCCACAACAGAGGCAAAAGGGTGTTTAACAGCACGAACATATGCTTGAACAAGCCACGGGTTCTCTggacctgaacacacacacacacacacacacacacacacacaccccccagTAACATATGGGTGGGTCCATAACATCTACTACCACAAACTGCTTTTCATTTCACCAGAAATAAATATCATGACTGAGCAGCAGGGGAGAGTGCAAATGTGAATATGAGTCATTAAGAGACAGCTACAATGAACACATCACAACAGTGTGAACACATGACATAAATAATGTGTACACAGGATATTTAAATGGATTTCCAATACATATTTTTCCTCAAACAGTTTAAAATGgagttttaataattaattattaatgaatgagaATTAGTTGATATGAAACTGAATACAATAGCTTTAAGAGTTACTTTAAGAGGGTCTGAGTGGTCAGaagatcaggtgtgtgtgtgcgtatctgtgtgtgtgtgtgtgtgtgtgtgtgtgtacctgtctgGAACACCAGCTCCTTTCCCCCGACTCCAGCAGCCTCCAGATTCACAAATGCTCTGATCTGCTTCACCCACTCGTGCTGAGTGATAAAGCCATGACTCGCCTGAGTTACAGACAGGGACGCAGACGCACAGAGACGCGGACACACAGAGACGcggacacacagagacacagatgcacacaacacaaacaaatgtaCATATTACAATGAGGTAAATGCAAAAAATGAGAATACACATATTGCTTTGGTGTACAAAAGTCTCACTCTcagatacagagaaaaaaaagaaaacctgcacAGTCCAGAAAACGCAGAAAATTTCTCTTCTCTCCACACTTCTCggcatctgtctctctgtctctttttctcagtcACTCTCTATTTCTCCCCCTCTTTCCTTATCagtctctatttctctctcgctgtctgcCTCTATTTCTTTCACAAATACTCAAATTCCATTGGAAAGTGTAGCAAACGTTCTGGAAATTCATTTCACGATGTCAGTGGAAATTTCAGGGAATTTCTGCACTTTTTCTAAAGACACATTTAACAATAGTGCTATGAAAACCAACACTGCATTGTACAAAATCTTTCCATATCAATTCACACCTCTTGACAGGTCGGGCTTTGTGATGAGTTGTTTTTGTGCGGATGGATTGCGTCTCGGTATTGCTTGTTGTTTGCGTAGATAAACGTCTTTAATTCAGCACTTTGGTTTGGTTTCTTGGCTTTTTGCTGTATTCTATAAACCTTCACTGATTAATACAATAAATTGGTTGCAGTTTCTAGAATATTTATCATGTACAACCCTGTATTCATACAGACTAACAGAAAATATATCTTTCTATATTTTTTGTGTAgactctctatgtctctctctccctctgacaTGCTATTTCTGCCTCCTCTCGagttttctatctttcttttgtCACGCTCACCTGAAGGATGTTCTCCTCAGCTCCATTAAACAGAAAGATGACTCCGTGATTTAGAGGAATAGAAAGATTGGATATTGAGTGCAACACCTCCAACATCACAGCACAGCTTACAGCATCATCACTTgctcctgtcacacacacacacacacacacacacacaatgagtgCCACAGAGGATACTACATCACTAGCTATACATTTCAAAGATAAATCAGTTACCGCTCAATGTGTTTATAAAGGAATGCTTCTTCAGCGTACTGGAGGTAGATCCTGGCGTATAACTGTACACattaacagggttttagcttgatagtACTCTTAGACTCTGACCTATCTGTACTTGCATGAGGATATGCTTTGTGATGGAGACTACACAGCATTATTGTAcgttaaatattgtaaatgtgCAAAAGCAAATGTAATGTCTTCTTGTGCAAAACAGCATCCCAGTGTGTTCAAATGTCTTTGTGTATGGTAGTTTTAAATTGTAGACGTCAGATTAGTATTTCCTATGCTAAAACACACGTTTTATTCTCAATGAGGGTGTGAAATTGAGCTGAAAACTGAATCAAGTGTGTGAAGtctttatagttttatatattttatatattttctctaaTGGACACAGAAGAATGTCCTAGGTAGGGCTCTATATTTTCAGAATTTCTGCTGGAACAGATGGCAAGGCTCAGAATTTGGCGTCAGCAGCATGAATCCAACTATTGTGTCAATAGTTCAGGATtgtgttgttggtggtggtgtaatggtgtgattCATTGCAGGCAGTGGGCCCTTTAAAACCAATCCAGCACTGTTTgaatgcaacaaattttaggccacaatttacccatcttataatggTTACTCAAAttgtcatctcaaactggttccatgaacatgacaatgagtttaCTGTAGTTTTAATTGCCTCTCCAGTCACCAGACCTGAACCCAATAGAGCATATCtgctgcactgtaactcactgtgccCACTTTCTTATTTTGTTAGTTTTGTACTGTcctgtgctgtctgcacatgtttgcactgtgcactttatgtaaatgtctcctgtagttctgtgttccttggtcctggaggaacgttgtttcgtttcactgtgtactaactggctgtatatggctgaaatgacaataaagccacttgacttgacatttgggatgtggtagaatgggagatctgcagcatgaatgtgcagctgacaaatctgcagcaaccATAAAGATATGATCATGTCAACATGAACCAGAATATCAAAGGAAAATTTCCAACCACTTGTGGAATCCTTAGGGATTGTGGTGGGTCCTATGCAGTATTAGTACGGTGCTCCTAAAAAAGTGATAAGTTGATAAGTATTCAATAATATCTGCTGTGACCTAATAATACTTATTCAAACTGCATATTTACTGCTTACACCtccaatataatataatatacatggCCGCAGTGTTTACCTGGACTGCTGGGCACACTGTCGAAATGGCAGTTAGCCAGTACAAAGTGCTGAGCTCCACCTCTGGGTTCGAGCCGTACTACAATGTTAGTGATTTGATCGTAGCAGCTTGTGAATCCGCCCAGGAAGTCAATGCTAAACGAGCCGCTGTGTTTGTGCGTCTCCACTGTGATGGTGTTAGGCCCATCGGCGCTCTCGCTTCGCACCCGCTCCACCTGCTCCAACAGGAAGTTTACTGTCATGATTTCATTCTCAGCACTGCCTGCGGGTCGAGGCCCCACACTGGTGATGTGCTCCAGGTACTTCCTGTTacgcacaaaacacacacacacacgcgtaagCAAACATGAatgagggggggaaaaaactttaGAAATGTTATGATTTGTCTGTCATCACACGATACAATACTGATGCTGGTACAAggcattcatttttattagtaactggtttcacctcctacagaagcactttgcttacACAGCTGATAAAGGACTTTTGGCCAACATAATCCTGTTTCTCTAGTAACGCCACAGTTAATCCTCAAATCTCTTAATTCTGAACTGAAACATGTTAATGCGTTCATGAACTCTACACTCTATAAAGGCTCACTCGCTCTCCCACTACAAATGCTCTCTTAATAGCCACTAAATAACACAGTATTCAGGAACTTAGTGTTAGTAGAGGGAAAATTCACACACAGAAGAAAAGACCTCTTGAGCATCAAGGTCATGACTTAACCAATGCAATATTCAAGAAGGAACAAAGTTCAAACTAGAGATTTAGGCTGATAACGTCAGTGGTAAgtaagagagaggcagacaaaCAGTATCAAGTTGCagtgttctctttctctctctctctgtggaagGGATAGTCCTGAGGAAACCTCTGAATATAGGCTTCACAAAGAACAACACGGTACC includes:
- the LOC113535667 gene encoding endoplasmic reticulum metallopeptidase 1, coding for MEGDTAVRRLKSSLNNVSFENSGTLKRREGSSCEDRKKKHQGSFVLSEGVACALVLLFICALWGSVHWSLKQLVIGKPTGEFNASRARKYLEHITSVGPRPAGSAENEIMTVNFLLEQVERVRSESADGPNTITVETHKHSGSFSIDFLGGFTSCYDQITNIVVRLEPRGGAQHFVLANCHFDSVPSSPGASDDAVSCAVMLEVLHSISNLSIPLNHGVIFLFNGAEENILQASHGFITQHEWVKQIRAFVNLEAAGVGGKELVFQTGPENPWLVQAYVRAVKHPFASVVGQEVFQSGIIPSDTDFRIFRDFGNIPGIDLAFIENGYIYHTKYDTADRILTDSIQRAGDNILALLKHLVTTETLGDPSEYRHGSMVFFDVLGVVMVAYPARVGSIINYMVTIATLIYLAKKCLRPSNVGGRYVLELVYGSCVFVLSWFVVLLTVLIVALMVTLLGRSMFWFTHFHTSIFLYGSVAAGKIILIHTLAKNLYYTNMRRLDLGDLFFDVSLLLWCCALVFLTQRGLCSAYVPMLMVFFPLATKLLLSRHFVQKGVSKSYVLFYLLGLSFPYVHLLFLIWIVFEIFTPIMGRSGTEIPPDVVLASLIAVATALLSSFLIHFLYLAHSTKRVLAALWTIFAVMFVLVSCGLFFPYSGDPASPRPKRVIVQHITRTFHALDGSLEKTDSGFWINSFDYTGMSHITPHVPEINDTIRMRCSEELPFCGFPWFLPVKFLIKKNWYLPAPAVSPKSPLEFKLVSKHESEWGTVKLSFEAKGPSHMSLYVLPRTGSSLTGWSFADGTPQYDLNREYFIFYSHGVDAGPWTFWIEVQPSSERLDEDSMVSIAISAHYVFGDDQRTPELRSFLRKFPDWAFATSWVSTYHMYLY